A single Montipora foliosa isolate CH-2021 chromosome 7, ASM3666993v2, whole genome shotgun sequence DNA region contains:
- the LOC138010963 gene encoding tetratricopeptide repeat protein 28-like, protein MQIDNQRRSGRYFQLMGDIKKAIEYLKKHLTTAIAIGDRRGEGVAYGNLGNAYYSLSDYRKAVEYHEKHLKIAIEIGDREGEGKTYGNLGNSSQLMGDYRKAIEYHEKHLKIAIEIGDRGGEGRAYGSLGNAYVLLGDYRKAVEYHEKHLKIATEVGDRGGEGGAYANLGIAYRSQGDYRKAIEYHEKHLKIAIEIGDRRGEGEAYGNLGNAYHSIGDYRKAIEYHEKHLKIAIAMGVRSGEGRAYGSLGIAYFSLGDYRKAIEYHEKHLKIAIEIGERGGEGVAYGNLGNAYYSMGNYRKAVECCEKRLKIAVEIGERGKEGRAYGSLGNAYQSLGDYRKAIEYHEKFLKIATEIGDREGEGRAYGNLGNAYHSLGDYRKAIECHEKNLKTATEIGDQVGEGSAYYNIGIQFLFLEEIENAVDNFVAAVDVFKSLRSLLMSEDNWKINFREVHEQAYNALWVSLLRIKKIDEALFAAEQGRAQTLSDNLLLRYKLNLSSSSATIDTKETILRLFTKLSSPTLFLAIEGFTTNIWFLRKGKKIIFRQGRLEGDRTEKDPLLALLQSSLEKIGAEDTKRCEDRTFDEIDNECSFSIELRGEGVGKPPSPPLDNPFKPFYDAIIDPILDMLESQDDELVIVPDGALCFTPWSAVFESIRIRIVPSLTSYQLILSVPEGHHKRKGALLVGNPCLKELKKPLDDLPCAQEEVEMIASILKITPLTGIHATKAEVMKQMSSVGLIHIAAHGNERTVEIALSPNPGWSSKFPQRKDYILKMSDVQAANLRARLVVLSCCHSGRGRVLKGEGVVGIARAFLAAGARSVLVTLWAIDDEATMVFMKRFYQHLKEGKTASAAVQQSTKFLRESEQFSEMKYWAPFQLIGDDVKIEFEADDEVKK, encoded by the exons ATGCA AATAGATAACCAACGCAGAAGTGGACGATATTTCCAGTTAATGGGTGACATTAAAAAAGCCATTGAGTACCTTAAAAAACATTTGACGACTGCAATAGCAATTGGCGATCGGCGAGGAGAAGGAGtagcctatggaaatcttggTAATGCTTACTATTCACTGAGTGACTATCGAAAAGCCGTTGAGTATCATGAAAAACACTTAAAAATTGCAATAGAAATTGGTGATCGGGAAGGAGAAGGAAAaacctatggaaatcttggTAATTCTTCCCAGTTAATGGGTGACTATCGAAAAGCCATTGAGTATCatgaaaaacatttgaaaattgcaatagAAATTGGTGATCGAGGCGGAGAAGGACGAGCCTATGGAAGTCTCGGTAATGCTTACGTGTTACTGGGTGACTATCGAAAAGCCGTTGAGTATCatgaaaaacatttaaaaattgcAACAGAAGTTGGTGATCGGGGCGGAGAGGGAGGTGCTTATGCAAATCTCGGTATTGCTTACCGGTCACAAGGTGACTATCGAAAAGCCATTGAGTATCatgaaaaacatttaaaaattgcAATTGAAATAGGTGATCGGCGCGGAGAAGGAGAagcctatggaaatcttggTAATGCTTACCATTCAATAGGTGACTATCGAAAAGCCATTGAGTATCatgaaaaacatttgaaaattgcaatagcaatgggtGTTCGGAGCGGAGAAGGACGAGCCTATGGAAGTCTCGGTATTGCTTACTTTTCACTGGGTGACTATCGAAAAGCCATTGAGTATCatgaaaaacatttaaaaattgcAATAGAAATTGGTGAGCGGGGAGGAGAAGGAGtagcctatggaaatcttggTAATGCTTACTATTCAATGGGTAACTATAGAAAAGCCGTTGAATGTTGTGAAAAACGTTTGAAAATTGCAGTAGAAATTGGTGAACGAGGTAAAGAAGGACGAGCCTATGGAAGTCTCGGTAATGCTTACCAGTCACTGGGTGACTATAGAAAAGCCATTGAGTATcatgaaaaatttttaaaaattgcgACAGAAATTGGTGATCGGGAAGGAGAAGGGcgagcctatggaaatctcggtaATGCTTACCATTCACTGGGTGACTATCGAAAAGCCATCGAGTGtcatgaaaaaaatttgaaaactgcaACAGAAATTGGTGATCAGGTTGGAGAAGGAAGCGCTTATTACAACATTGGAATTCAATTCTTATTTCttgaagaaattgaaaatgcGGTGGATAATTTTGTTGCCGCTGTGGATGTCTTCAAGTCTTTGAGATCTCTATTGATGTCTGAAGATAACTGGAAAATAAACTTTCGTGAGGTGCACGAACAGGCGTACAATGCTTTATGGGTGTCGTTGCTAAGAATTAAAAAGATCGATGAAGCTTTGTTTGCGGCTGAACAAGGACGAGCGCAGACTCTGTCTGATAATTTGTTGCTTCGATATAAACTTAATTTATCCTCATCATCTGCCACAATTGACACCAAAGAGACAATATTACGCCTCTTCACAAAGCTTTCTTCACCAACTCTTTTTCTAGCAATTGAAGGCTTTACGACCAACATCTGGTTTCTGAGGAAGGGAAAGAAAATTATATTTCGGCAAGGGAGGCTGGAGGGTGACAGAACAGAGAAAGATCCTTTACTCGCCTTACTGCaatcatctttagaaaaaatcgGAGCTGAAGATACAAAAAGATGTGAAGATCGCACATTTGATGAAATTGACAATGAATGCTCGTTTAGCATAGAACTGCGGGGTGAAGGAGTTGGAAAACCACCATCGCCGCCTTTAGATAATCCCTTTAAGCCATTTTATGATGCAATTATTGATCCAATTCTTGACATGCTTGAATCTCAAGACGACGAGTTGGTCATTGTTCCTGATGGTGCGCTGTGCTTTACTCCATGGTCCGCAGTTTTTGAATCGATTAGGATTCGCATTGTTCCATCACTTACAAGTTATCAATTGATCTTAAGTGTACCCGAAGGACATCACAAGAGGAAGGGAGCGCTTTTGGTCGGAAATCCCTGCTTAAAAGAGTTGAAGAAACCCTTAGATGACTTACCATGTGCTCAAGAAGAAGTAGAAATGATTGCATCAATtctcaagatcacacctctgaCAGGAATACATGCAACAAAAGCTGAAGTGATGAAACAGATGTCCTCAGTTGGCTTAATTCACATTGCTGCCCACGGTAACGAGCGTACTGTGGAAATTGCTTTGTCTCCAAACCCTGGATGGTCTTCAAAGTTCCCTCAAAGAAAGGattacattttaaaaatgtCCGATGTGCAGGCTGCCAATCTTCGAGCTCGTCTTGTGGTGCTAAGTTGCTGTCACAGTGGACGAGGCAGAGTCTTGAAGGGTGAGGGTGTGGTTGGTATCGCACGTGCTTTTTTGGCAGCTGGTGCTCGTTCTGTGTTGGTGACCCTGTGGGCAATAGATGACGAAGCTACCATGGTGTTCATGAAACGTTTCTACCAACACCTGAAGGAAGGAAAAACCGCCAGTGCTGCCGTTCAGCAATCGACGAAATTCCTTCGTGAATCTGAGCAGTTTTCTGAGATGAAGTACTGGGCTCCATTCCAACTTATCGGAGATGACGTCAAGATTGAATTCGAGGCAGATGATGAGGTCAAAAAATGA
- the LOC138010605 gene encoding uncharacterized protein yields MISGRRKSDYKKVLREIINLLPGATTAVQQVTVDFEKGLWSALRTVLPDVQIRGCVFYGTQAIWRKVQELGLQVAYTEDQGTYGWIRKLLALPFLPYTEITTQFERLRLGAEGPRKELAEYIASQWIYNAIFPVKDWSVYMQPVRTNNDIEGWHNALNRRASGRCSLPFYVLIQLLNREARLVEAQMRLVADHKLTRIQRKKYRVLRTKLYDH; encoded by the exons ATGATTTCCGGTCGAAGGAAAAGCGATTACAAGAAG gTTCTGCGAGAGATAATAAATTTGCTTCCCGGCGCGACCACTGCAGTACAACAAGTGACTGTGGACTTCGAAAAAGGGCTGTGGTCAGCCCTGAGGACTGTACTCCCAGATGTCCAGATTCGGGGCTGTGTCTTCTACGGGACACAAGCAATATGGAGAAAG GTCCAAGAGCTTGGGTTACAAGTGGCCTACACTGAAGACCAAGGAACCTATGGGTGGATAAGGAAGTTGTTGGCGCTTCCTTTCTTGCCCTATACAGAAATAACAACTCAGTTCGAGCGCCTACGCCTTGGAGCTGAGGGTCCCCGTAAAGAGCTCGCGGAATACATTGCATCACAGTGGATCTACAATGCCATATTCCCCGTGAAGGACTGGTCCGTCTACATGCAGCCAGTCCGAACAAATAATGACATCGAAGGCTGGCATAACGCACTGAATCGACGTGCCAGCGGCCGCTGCAGCCTGCCATTCTACGTCCTCATCCAGTTACTCAACCGAGAAGCAAGGCTGGTTGAAGCGCAGATGCGACTCGTTGCCGACCACAAGCTGACGCGTATCCAGCGGAAGAAATATCGCGTTCTGCGGACCAAATTGTATGATCATTGA